From a single Candoia aspera isolate rCanAsp1 chromosome 2, rCanAsp1.hap2, whole genome shotgun sequence genomic region:
- the MAB21L3 gene encoding protein mab-21-like 3 isoform X1 codes for MKQLTDETVDRYIQNKVVLRHYMVSKTVGEVQKIIQQLTTEISKMDPRFQAVSSSGIHNDNMKVLGPSQVLITVPLLGLSGYREGQVQHWRYYTAHGAKLLSPVRDPEELQQWLEVEQFSKSLQQWHEADVNIGGDLVPAKIFTVFRELVEKSIASCNLRDKVSILEGFNLVVHIAVEIHDFQVEVEMVPTAEIPTCWPQKIKWPRCFKHWPCQEKVQCVKSFGFDLLASSNYHWNLSFSRAEHLLMEELDEDGGCRTTCFQVLRQMKEDVWCSGNRPILTSFHLQQEAPEQDKTSSKTKMPPKILCSVHSWQDGPGFYSKYEIIKNMFYHAFLFKGMLTISVSQDGQGFSAEIEKEIEREDIPDYNIHFPFYLNCVPPSASRHFCVPCKSWE; via the exons gTTGTCCTGAGACACTACATGGTGTCCAAAACCGTGGGTGAGGTGCAAAAAATCATACAACAGTTGACCACAGAAATTAGCAAGATGGACCCCCGCTTTCAGGCAGTCTCCAGTTCTGGCATTCACAATGATAACATGAAG GTCTTGGGCCCCAGCCAGGTCCTTATCACTGTCCCCTTGCTTGGCCTATCTGGATACCGAGAGGGCCAGGTACAGCACTGGCGTTACTATACAGCACATGGGGCGAAACTCCTGTCTCCTGTCAGGGACCCGGAGGAGCTGCAGCAGTGGTTAGAAGTGGAACAGTTCTCTAAGAGCCTCCAGCAGTGGCATGAAGCAGATGTGAACATTGGGGGTGACCTTGTGCCTGCTAAAATTTTTACAGTTTTTCGAGAACTTGTGGAAAAATCTATTGCATCTTGTAATCTCAGAG ACAAAGTCAGCATTTTAGAAGGCTTCAACTTGGTGGTCCATATTGCTGTTGAGATACATGATTTCCAGGTGGAGGTTGAAATGGTTCCAACAGCGGAGATCCCAACTTGTTGGCCTCAGAAAATCAAGTGGCCCCGGTGTTTTAAGCACTGGCCTTGCCAGGAAAAAGTACAATGTGTTAAG TCTTTTGGCTTTGATCTCTTAGCCTCTTCCAATTATCACTGGAACCTGAGCTTCTCACGAGCTGAGCACTTACTAATGGAGGAACTTGATGAAGATGGTGGTTGCCGTACAACGTGCTTCCAGGTTTTGAGGCAGATGAAGGAGGATGTCTGGTGTTCAGGAAATAGGCCAATCCTCACATCCTTTCACCTGCAG caagaaGCTCCAGAGCAAGACAAAACAAGCTCCAAAACAAAAATGCCACCAAAGATTCTGTGTTCTGTACATTCCTGGCAAGATGGCCCTGGGTTCTATAGcaaatatgaaataattaaaaatatgttttatcatGCTTTTCTATTTAAAGGTATGCTGACCATCAGTGTTAGCCAAGATGGGCAAGGGTTCagtgcagaaatagaaaaagaaatagaaagagagGACATACCAGATTATAATATCCATTTCCCTTTTTATCTTAACTGTGTTCCCCCTTCAGCAAGTAGACATTTCTGTGTTCCCTGTAAAAGTTGGGAGTGA
- the MAB21L3 gene encoding protein mab-21-like 3 isoform X2, with protein sequence MKQLTDETVDRYIQNKVVLRHYMVSKTVGEVQKIIQQLTTEISKMDPRFQAVSSSGIHNDNMKVLGPSQVLITVPLLGLSGYREGQVQHWRYYTAHGAKLLSPVRDPEELQQWLEVEQFSKSLQQWHEADVNIGGDLVPAKIFTVFRELVEKSIASCNLRDKVSILEGFNLVVHIAVEIHDFQVEVEMVPTAEIPTCWPQKIKWPRCFKHWPCQEKVQCVKSFGFDLLASSNYHWNLSFSRAEHLLMEELDEDGGCRTTCFQVLRQMKEDVWCSGNRPILTSFHLQMVLFWTCEKYPHAQDWHCFHKSFIRLVRKLHKCVSQHFLKHYFMKDTNLLKYTNTTDLDMVAGKLAIFLENPVLPLD encoded by the exons gTTGTCCTGAGACACTACATGGTGTCCAAAACCGTGGGTGAGGTGCAAAAAATCATACAACAGTTGACCACAGAAATTAGCAAGATGGACCCCCGCTTTCAGGCAGTCTCCAGTTCTGGCATTCACAATGATAACATGAAG GTCTTGGGCCCCAGCCAGGTCCTTATCACTGTCCCCTTGCTTGGCCTATCTGGATACCGAGAGGGCCAGGTACAGCACTGGCGTTACTATACAGCACATGGGGCGAAACTCCTGTCTCCTGTCAGGGACCCGGAGGAGCTGCAGCAGTGGTTAGAAGTGGAACAGTTCTCTAAGAGCCTCCAGCAGTGGCATGAAGCAGATGTGAACATTGGGGGTGACCTTGTGCCTGCTAAAATTTTTACAGTTTTTCGAGAACTTGTGGAAAAATCTATTGCATCTTGTAATCTCAGAG ACAAAGTCAGCATTTTAGAAGGCTTCAACTTGGTGGTCCATATTGCTGTTGAGATACATGATTTCCAGGTGGAGGTTGAAATGGTTCCAACAGCGGAGATCCCAACTTGTTGGCCTCAGAAAATCAAGTGGCCCCGGTGTTTTAAGCACTGGCCTTGCCAGGAAAAAGTACAATGTGTTAAG TCTTTTGGCTTTGATCTCTTAGCCTCTTCCAATTATCACTGGAACCTGAGCTTCTCACGAGCTGAGCACTTACTAATGGAGGAACTTGATGAAGATGGTGGTTGCCGTACAACGTGCTTCCAGGTTTTGAGGCAGATGAAGGAGGATGTCTGGTGTTCAGGAAATAGGCCAATCCTCACATCCTTTCACCTGCAG ATGGTACTTTTTTGGACCTGTGAGAAGTACCCTCATGCCCAAGACTGGCACTGTTTCCACAAAAGCTTCATACGGCTGGTCCGAAAGCTGCACAAATGTGTGAGTCAGCATTTCCTTAAGCACTACTTCATGAAGGACACCAACCTACTGAAGTACACCAATACCACAGACTTGGACATGGTGGCAGGCAAGCTGGCCATCTTCTTGGAGAACCCTGTGCTTCCCTTGGACTGA